In the genome of Flexistipes sinusarabici DSM 4947, one region contains:
- a CDS encoding hemolysin family protein yields the protein MEDGITLYSVLIIICLVMSAFFSSTETALTSLTELKINHIIHEKGSKAKALELWLLHPNKVLNTILIGNNIFNILGSVLAAEMANILFNNTPIALVTGVMTLMVLIFGEITPKTFAKHNAEAFSLFAIKILRLFYTVFYPVSYSLNVFVKVLIKFMGGEVEKIGPSITEDELEFLISVGEKEGVLEDQKREMLHNIFEISDTIAREVMVPRTDMTILKVDQPINDIINVVSQTEYSRIPVYENRMDNIIGILYVKDLLKYIKEDFASIDIRKIMRKVYFVPETKKIDDLLREFQLNRIHLAVVVDEYGGVSGIVTLEDILEEIVGEIRDEYDKEDDDIVEKASESEYIVRARMDVDDFCEFFGVEKSEDMDEYETLGGLIYDLAGEIPDVGDEFHLDGYTLTVIEKESRKLKKIKVVKNEVNEDSEDEQYE from the coding sequence TTGGAAGACGGTATAACGTTATATTCGGTGTTGATAATTATTTGCCTGGTGATGTCGGCTTTCTTTTCTTCGACGGAGACCGCTCTGACGTCATTAACAGAACTTAAAATCAACCATATTATTCACGAAAAGGGCAGTAAAGCAAAAGCGCTGGAATTGTGGTTGCTGCATCCAAACAAGGTGCTGAACACCATACTTATAGGAAATAACATCTTTAATATTCTGGGCTCTGTTTTGGCTGCAGAAATGGCGAATATACTGTTTAACAACACACCCATTGCTCTTGTTACTGGTGTTATGACTCTGATGGTTTTGATTTTTGGTGAAATAACACCCAAAACCTTTGCAAAACACAATGCCGAGGCATTTTCACTGTTTGCAATAAAAATTCTCAGGTTGTTTTATACTGTTTTCTATCCGGTTTCCTATTCCCTGAACGTTTTTGTAAAGGTTTTAATAAAATTTATGGGCGGTGAAGTGGAAAAGATTGGTCCGAGTATTACTGAGGATGAGCTGGAGTTTCTTATTTCTGTTGGTGAGAAAGAGGGCGTGCTGGAGGACCAGAAGCGGGAAATGCTGCATAATATTTTTGAAATCAGCGATACCATAGCAAGGGAAGTTATGGTTCCCAGAACGGATATGACAATACTGAAAGTGGACCAGCCGATTAATGATATTATAAATGTAGTCAGCCAGACGGAATATTCCAGAATTCCCGTTTATGAAAACAGGATGGATAATATTATTGGTATTTTATATGTTAAAGATCTGCTGAAATATATTAAAGAGGATTTTGCTTCTATTGATATACGCAAAATAATGAGGAAAGTGTATTTTGTTCCTGAAACCAAAAAGATTGATGATCTGCTCAGAGAATTCCAGTTAAACAGAATACATCTGGCCGTTGTTGTGGATGAATATGGCGGTGTGTCCGGTATTGTAACTCTGGAAGATATTCTGGAAGAAATAGTCGGCGAAATAAGAGATGAGTACGATAAAGAGGATGATGATATTGTTGAGAAAGCTTCCGAGTCGGAATATATTGTCAGAGCCAGGATGGATGTGGATGATTTCTGCGAATTTTTTGGAGTGGAAAAATCCGAAGATATGGACGAGTATGAAACATTAGGGGGGCTTATCTACGATTTAGCCGGTGAAATTCCCGATGTCGGGGATGAGTTTCATCTTGACGGCTATACGCTTACAGTGATTGAAAAAGAGAGCAGAAAACTCAAAAAGATTAAGGTGGTAAAAAACGAAGTTAATGAAGATTCAGAAGATGAGCAATATGAATAA
- the era gene encoding GTPase Era, which translates to MKIQKMSNMNKFGVVTIIGRPNVGKSTLLNYILGEKVTIISSKPNTTRTVVKGIKTTKDYQAVFVDTPGIHNARDKINRLMVDQTVSSLSMVDVIYLMMEPDEIFASEFNYIMSLLNELNIPKFLLINKIDAYKRHEIYKMADTAFKKGKFKYVLPISAKKGTNVEKLLSLTVEEFSSTGAFYDEEEITSIPEKFLIAEFVREQVFNYMKDELPYDTLVECESLEEENDKLFASVSIIVKRDSQKGMIIGKQGQNLKNIGKRARQNLKRFFGVPIHLELWVKVKSNWQDSDEYLSIQGL; encoded by the coding sequence ATGAAGATTCAGAAGATGAGCAATATGAATAAATTTGGTGTGGTCACGATAATCGGCAGACCGAATGTCGGCAAATCGACACTTTTGAACTATATTCTCGGAGAAAAGGTTACAATTATTTCCTCCAAACCCAACACAACAAGAACTGTGGTTAAAGGGATAAAAACCACAAAAGATTATCAGGCTGTGTTTGTAGATACACCGGGTATTCACAATGCAAGGGACAAGATCAACAGGCTTATGGTGGATCAGACAGTTTCAAGCTTGAGTATGGTGGATGTTATTTATTTAATGATGGAGCCTGATGAGATATTTGCATCTGAGTTTAATTATATAATGAGCCTGCTGAATGAGCTGAATATTCCAAAATTCCTATTAATCAATAAAATCGATGCATATAAAAGGCATGAAATTTATAAAATGGCTGATACTGCTTTTAAAAAGGGTAAGTTTAAATATGTTTTACCGATTTCTGCCAAAAAAGGCACCAATGTCGAAAAACTGTTGAGTTTGACTGTCGAAGAGTTTAGCAGTACCGGTGCTTTTTACGATGAAGAAGAAATCACGTCAATCCCGGAGAAATTTCTTATTGCCGAGTTCGTAAGGGAGCAGGTTTTTAATTATATGAAAGATGAGCTGCCCTATGATACCCTTGTTGAATGTGAAAGTTTGGAAGAGGAAAATGATAAACTTTTTGCCAGTGTTTCTATAATTGTAAAAAGGGATTCCCAGAAAGGGATGATAATAGGCAAACAGGGTCAGAATCTTAAAAATATAGGCAAAAGAGCCAGGCAGAATCTTAAAAGATTTTTTGGAGTTCCGATACATCTTGAATTATGGGTGAAAGTCAAATCGAATTGGCAGGACAGTGATGAGTATTTAAGTATCCAGGGGTTGTAA
- the recO gene encoding DNA repair protein RecO: protein MKRIKTPAIIYKMMMYSDKSAISTAFSLSHGKIKLFINKAYSKRGGISKMLPGDLDFLKKSSSDLNKFYAFYQNIGMSHFLESPAVYLRMNLIFEIFDMFYGLDMPDERLWRLLMNVTPHNFRKSSIYISDYILNESGFRDNFIFCSSCDKHMVEGFLEDGRVFCMDCSKGNGFYIDEKLVEIFNALDDNELYKKLFVISDVEMMYWDFFQKYFNKITGKKLKTLDTLKLIE, encoded by the coding sequence ATGAAACGGATAAAAACACCCGCTATTATTTACAAAATGATGATGTATTCGGATAAATCCGCCATCTCCACAGCATTTTCCCTTTCCCATGGCAAAATCAAACTTTTTATAAACAAGGCTTATTCCAAACGCGGCGGCATATCAAAAATGTTACCCGGGGATCTTGATTTTCTCAAAAAAAGTAGTTCAGATTTAAATAAATTTTATGCCTTTTATCAGAATATTGGCATGTCACACTTTTTGGAATCACCTGCTGTTTATTTGCGTATGAATCTTATATTTGAAATTTTTGATATGTTTTACGGCCTTGATATGCCGGATGAGCGGTTGTGGCGTTTACTGATGAATGTTACACCCCATAATTTCCGCAAGTCCTCAATTTACATAAGTGATTATATTTTGAACGAATCAGGGTTCAGAGATAACTTTATTTTTTGTTCCTCATGTGATAAACATATGGTGGAAGGGTTCCTGGAAGATGGCAGAGTTTTTTGCATGGATTGTTCAAAAGGGAACGGATTTTACATTGACGAAAAGCTGGTGGAAATCTTTAATGCTTTGGATGATAATGAATTATACAAAAAGCTTTTTGTGATAAGTGATGTGGAAATGATGTATTGGGATTTCTTTCAGAAATATTTCAACAAAATCACCGGAAAAAAACTTAAAACTCTGGATACCCTTAAACTTATTGAATGA
- a CDS encoding MBL fold metallo-hydrolase, producing the protein MRIRKHTLQTPYPVGPVHFYTYETDRYILIFDTGPRTEEAAKYVEELFDNKKQKFLFITHCHVDHYGMLNFFERRDDTEIFISKYDLFKFDKVDERLEKLKRLLAGEGFPEDIISSVEGSLRYFKYSVPFPKRYNVLEENSNYVSELGIAFERCPGHSQSDILYKINGNAVSGDIILRNIFQTPLLDMDFYDTDKRFKNYDAYINTAMKLKSMKNYNFLPGHRDYIDSVDERLRFYVSKVKDRAAFLEKMCSECTVYEVVKKLVNDVTENPFSTYIKASETFFIKDYLSSPSKLDSII; encoded by the coding sequence TTGCGGATAAGAAAACACACATTACAGACGCCGTATCCTGTCGGCCCTGTCCATTTTTATACCTATGAAACGGACAGGTATATTCTGATTTTTGATACGGGGCCGAGGACGGAAGAAGCTGCAAAATATGTTGAAGAATTATTCGATAATAAAAAGCAAAAATTTCTTTTTATAACCCACTGTCACGTTGACCATTACGGTATGCTGAATTTCTTTGAAAGGCGTGATGACACGGAAATTTTTATTTCAAAATATGATTTGTTTAAATTTGACAAAGTTGACGAACGGTTGGAAAAATTGAAACGGCTTCTTGCCGGGGAAGGATTCCCGGAAGATATTATATCATCTGTTGAAGGGAGTCTTCGCTACTTTAAATATTCCGTTCCTTTTCCGAAGCGTTATAATGTGTTGGAGGAAAATAGTAATTATGTATCAGAACTCGGAATTGCATTTGAAAGGTGCCCCGGCCATTCACAGAGTGATATCCTCTATAAAATTAACGGCAATGCTGTAAGCGGCGATATAATTCTAAGAAACATATTTCAGACACCCCTGCTTGATATGGATTTCTATGATACTGACAAAAGATTCAAAAATTACGATGCATATATAAATACCGCAATGAAGCTTAAAAGTATGAAAAATTATAACTTTTTGCCCGGTCATCGGGATTATATTGACTCAGTTGATGAGCGGTTAAGATTTTACGTTAGCAAAGTAAAAGATCGTGCGGCTTTTTTGGAGAAAATGTGCAGCGAATGCACAGTATACGAGGTTGTGAAAAAACTGGTTAATGATGTGACTGAAAATCCTTTCTCTACATATATCAAAGCTTCAGAGACCTTTTTTATAAAAGATTATCTTTCTTCACCATCCAAGCTTGACAGTATAATTTAG
- a CDS encoding IS5 family transposase: MRPKKQDSTTQELLEPLLVNIIDMKHPLIQLADKIDWEYFEKEFGSLYHRNDGRPGIPIRMMVGFHYLKYTYNLSDEDVVHGWKENPYWQYFTGEKVFQTKVPINPTSMTRFRNRLKEEDLLKFLEETINTAFRSGYLNKNDVKKVAADTTVQEKNITFPTDIKLFYTMIKYLVKFSKKHEIRLKETHEYSGKKLLMKYSGYVHAKQYKRAGKAVKKMKTKMGKLYRSIERVLPEELRNSDEFQQLKLFYESLWNRSKKSKNKLYSLHSPEVECISKGKSHKRYEFGNKVGFVGTLKKNFILSCKSFHGNPYDGHTLEENLCEAKTLLGSNGTIDTILVDLGYRKHNYRGDAKVHVVPRSMKKFKVNFKRLLKRRSCVEATIGHTKRDNRMDRNYLKGKEGDKANAILAASGHNLRLILAFLLFFLKKFMDNIAKKLANFANEVFLDKKYAKIYV, from the coding sequence ATGCGTCCTAAGAAGCAAGATTCGACGACACAAGAGCTTTTAGAACCACTGCTTGTTAACATTATAGATATGAAACATCCATTAATACAATTAGCAGATAAAATAGACTGGGAATATTTTGAGAAAGAATTTGGCAGTCTTTATCACCGTAACGATGGTCGCCCAGGAATTCCAATACGTATGATGGTTGGGTTTCATTATTTGAAATACACGTACAATTTGAGTGATGAAGACGTGGTGCATGGCTGGAAAGAAAACCCTTACTGGCAGTACTTCACTGGAGAAAAGGTATTCCAGACAAAGGTGCCGATAAATCCAACCAGCATGACAAGATTTCGGAATCGTTTAAAAGAAGAAGATTTGTTGAAGTTTTTAGAGGAGACAATTAACACTGCTTTTCGTAGTGGTTATCTTAATAAGAATGACGTAAAGAAAGTAGCTGCAGATACGACGGTGCAGGAAAAGAACATAACGTTTCCAACGGACATAAAACTTTTTTATACAATGATCAAATATCTTGTGAAATTTTCAAAGAAGCATGAGATAAGGTTAAAGGAGACACATGAATATTCCGGCAAGAAGCTATTGATGAAATATAGTGGCTATGTTCATGCGAAACAGTACAAGAGAGCGGGTAAGGCAGTAAAAAAGATGAAGACAAAGATGGGCAAATTATATCGTTCTATAGAAAGGGTTTTACCTGAGGAATTGAGGAATTCGGATGAGTTTCAACAGCTAAAGTTATTTTACGAGAGTTTGTGGAATCGGAGTAAAAAGAGCAAGAACAAACTTTACAGTCTTCACAGTCCAGAGGTTGAGTGCATTAGCAAGGGCAAGAGCCATAAGAGGTATGAGTTTGGTAACAAAGTAGGTTTTGTTGGTACATTGAAGAAGAATTTTATACTGAGTTGCAAATCATTTCACGGCAATCCTTATGACGGTCATACATTAGAAGAGAATTTATGTGAAGCAAAAACCCTTTTGGGTAGTAACGGTACAATAGATACGATATTGGTAGATTTGGGTTACAGGAAGCACAATTATAGAGGGGATGCAAAAGTCCATGTAGTTCCACGCAGTATGAAGAAATTCAAAGTTAATTTTAAGAGGTTATTGAAAAGACGAAGTTGTGTTGAGGCGACGATAGGTCATACTAAGCGAGATAACCGGATGGACAGAAATTATCTGAAAGGCAAAGAGGGAGATAAAGCTAATGCAATTTTGGCGGCAAGTGGTCATAACCTAAGGCTGATACTGGCCTTTCTTTTATTTTTTCTCAAAAAATTTATGGATAATATTGCAAAAAAATTAGCAAATTTTGCAAACGAAGTGTTTCTGGATAAAAAGTATGCCAAAATATATGTATAG
- a CDS encoding AbrB family transcriptional regulator, with protein sequence MSLLIVVMAGIAGAILAIKLSVPGGAIVGAMIGSGIFTILSTTKIVIPAPINFTIQVALGIMIGTSMNKDLLKVASKIVPIAIVGSLVFIAVGVLIALFVYKLGFLDFTTALLGFTPGAMSSVLGLAISLEAKLALVATIQIIRLIMLVIVIPFIVKIIL encoded by the coding sequence ATGAGTTTGCTCATTGTTGTTATGGCAGGTATTGCAGGCGCTATTTTAGCAATTAAGCTCTCCGTACCCGGTGGTGCTATAGTCGGAGCTATGATTGGCAGCGGTATATTTACTATTTTGAGTACAACTAAAATTGTTATTCCGGCACCGATAAATTTTACTATACAGGTGGCTTTGGGAATTATGATAGGCACTTCAATGAATAAAGATCTTCTTAAGGTTGCTTCAAAAATAGTTCCGATTGCGATTGTAGGGTCTTTGGTATTTATCGCTGTTGGCGTGCTTATAGCTTTATTTGTATACAAACTCGGATTTCTTGATTTTACCACTGCACTTTTAGGATTCACTCCCGGGGCAATGTCTTCAGTACTTGGTCTTGCTATATCTTTGGAAGCAAAACTTGCTCTGGTTGCCACTATACAAATTATACGATTAATTATGCTTGTTATTGTTATCCCTTTTATTGTAAAAATAATTTTATAA
- a CDS encoding IclR family transcriptional regulator, translated as MIKSTSVEKALKIIKCFNEKNKDLSLNDLNLKLGISKPTLYRLCYILTKEGFLSKNREMNTYRLGVNMFEIANSYINTSNFVNSIDNILEELSKEFGETVTIYKLEGFYRKCIMRFETEYALRYAVQVGERLPLDKGAAGKTILTFFEVEARHKYYEFIGIDKIEQEKFEEVLKNIKNDGYYVSYGERDKFLASAAVPLFGNDMKIFGALGVSGPIQRFSEKLDKEKISNLIKYGYILNNLVKHF; from the coding sequence TTGATAAAATCAACAAGTGTGGAAAAGGCATTGAAAATCATTAAATGTTTTAATGAAAAAAATAAGGATCTCAGCCTTAATGATTTGAATTTAAAGCTTGGCATTTCCAAACCAACTTTATACAGACTATGCTACATTCTAACCAAAGAAGGCTTTTTATCTAAAAACAGAGAAATGAATACCTACAGACTTGGTGTTAATATGTTTGAAATTGCAAACTCATATATTAACACTTCAAATTTTGTGAATTCTATAGATAATATTTTAGAGGAATTGTCAAAGGAGTTTGGAGAAACAGTTACTATTTATAAGCTGGAAGGATTTTACAGAAAATGTATAATGCGTTTTGAAACAGAATATGCTCTTAGATATGCTGTTCAAGTGGGGGAAAGACTTCCGCTTGACAAAGGTGCAGCAGGGAAAACAATTTTAACTTTCTTTGAGGTGGAAGCAAGGCATAAATACTATGAATTTATTGGTATTGACAAAATTGAACAGGAAAAGTTTGAAGAAGTTCTGAAGAATATAAAGAATGATGGGTACTATGTTTCTTATGGAGAAAGGGATAAATTTCTGGCATCTGCAGCCGTTCCCCTATTTGGCAATGACATGAAAATTTTTGGTGCACTGGGAGTTTCCGGTCCTATTCAAAGATTTAGTGAAAAACTTGATAAAGAAAAGATCAGCAATCTGATTAAATATGGTTATATTCTTAATAATTTAGTAAAACACTTTTGA
- a CDS encoding ATP-binding protein yields the protein MKWLSKLRLQSKLIIFIFASILMQLIVLGFLSINVISDVLQKQIGERALAVSKTLSQNEKLQKLMYLDDPNGEIQEMAEKIRKKTGAEFVVVGDENIKRFSHPDEWKIGKHMVGGDSMRAINTGESYISKAVGTLGPSIRGKVPVFYNGETVGLISTGYLISDVKDIIGEYVYIFKTVIMILLLIGVISAVLIAKGLKKAIFGLEPHEIASMLSERNTIIETIHEGILAVDNDKNIRFANGAAVSILENNKSRSIVGQNLEHIFPKFDLQSVFENGKAILNYEIFMKRNLIANVNPILHKKNIMGAVISFRPKDELYELGKKLSYVRQYTETLRAKTHDYSNKLHTIAGLLQTNNYDEALNFVLQEYSDYSEILGIVNSTIKDSIVASLILGKFNYAEEHKVSLEIDENSMLSKVPANIDSYKLVDILGNILDNAIEAASSSLDKKVKISFTDFGDDIVFDIEDSGKGIKDGLYSSIFEKGYSTKENYGRGLGLHIVKRRLNDLRGQISCSRSDLGGAAFTIIIPKK from the coding sequence ATGAAATGGTTATCTAAATTACGTCTACAATCAAAGCTTATAATTTTTATTTTTGCTTCTATTCTTATGCAACTTATAGTTCTGGGCTTTCTTTCAATAAATGTTATAAGCGATGTGCTTCAGAAACAGATAGGCGAAAGAGCATTAGCTGTGTCAAAGACATTGTCACAAAATGAAAAACTTCAAAAGCTTATGTACCTGGATGATCCGAACGGCGAAATACAGGAAATGGCTGAGAAAATCAGGAAAAAGACGGGAGCTGAATTTGTGGTCGTGGGCGATGAAAATATTAAGCGTTTCTCCCACCCTGATGAATGGAAAATAGGAAAGCATATGGTGGGCGGAGACAGCATGCGGGCAATAAATACCGGTGAATCTTATATTTCTAAAGCCGTAGGGACACTTGGTCCGTCTATTCGTGGAAAAGTTCCTGTTTTTTACAACGGTGAAACAGTTGGTTTGATATCAACCGGTTATTTAATCAGTGATGTGAAAGATATCATCGGAGAATATGTTTATATATTTAAAACCGTTATTATGATATTGTTATTAATAGGGGTTATTTCAGCTGTTCTGATCGCTAAAGGATTGAAAAAAGCTATTTTTGGTCTGGAGCCCCACGAAATAGCATCAATGCTCAGCGAAAGGAATACTATTATAGAAACGATCCATGAAGGTATTCTTGCTGTTGATAATGATAAAAATATAAGATTTGCAAATGGAGCAGCTGTTTCCATTCTTGAAAATAATAAATCCAGGTCAATAGTGGGTCAGAATCTGGAGCATATTTTCCCTAAATTTGATCTTCAATCGGTCTTTGAGAATGGAAAAGCTATTCTTAATTATGAAATTTTTATGAAAAGAAATCTTATTGCCAATGTTAATCCGATCTTGCATAAAAAAAATATAATGGGAGCAGTCATATCTTTCAGGCCGAAAGATGAACTATATGAGCTGGGAAAGAAATTGTCCTACGTCAGACAATATACAGAGACACTGAGAGCTAAGACTCACGATTATTCTAATAAGCTTCATACCATAGCCGGCTTACTTCAGACAAATAACTATGATGAGGCACTAAATTTTGTCCTTCAGGAATACTCAGACTATAGCGAAATCCTGGGAATTGTGAACAGTACAATAAAGGACTCAATAGTTGCCAGCTTAATATTGGGGAAGTTTAATTATGCAGAGGAACACAAAGTAAGCCTGGAAATCGATGAGAACAGCATGTTAAGTAAAGTTCCGGCTAATATTGACAGCTACAAACTCGTTGATATTCTTGGAAATATATTGGATAACGCTATTGAGGCAGCGTCTTCCTCGTTGGATAAGAAAGTAAAAATTTCCTTTACCGACTTTGGGGATGATATAGTTTTTGATATCGAAGATTCTGGCAAAGGGATAAAGGATGGCCTTTATAGCTCTATCTTTGAAAAAGGATATTCCACCAAAGAAAATTACGGAAGGGGACTCGGTTTGCATATTGTCAAAAGAAGGCTGAACGATTTGCGGGGGCAGATTTCCTGCAGCAGAAGTGACTTGGGCGGTGCAGCTTTTACAATAATTATACCCAAGAAATGA
- a CDS encoding response regulator, which produces MREYKVLIVEDDTKISKIHKLFVEKTEGFDVAGIANTVSDAAYMSEVLKPDLVLLDVYFPEKNGLELLKLIRNKNYETDIIIITASNDINILKESVKGGIFDYIIKPVIYSRFEKSLINYKLYKQQISKKDKLQQSDVDSIFNLNAKISDYSEDNLPKGIDKITLDKIVSFFNTNDEGFTAENVGKMVGVSRSTARRYLEYLVSSGFLFSDQYYGTVGRPERTYFKK; this is translated from the coding sequence ATGAGAGAATACAAAGTGCTAATAGTTGAAGATGATACCAAAATTTCAAAAATTCATAAACTTTTTGTTGAAAAAACAGAAGGGTTTGATGTTGCTGGTATTGCAAATACAGTATCAGATGCGGCTTATATGTCTGAAGTTCTGAAACCGGACTTGGTGTTATTGGATGTATATTTTCCGGAAAAAAACGGTCTGGAATTACTTAAGCTTATCAGAAACAAAAATTATGAAACAGATATTATTATCATTACTGCATCCAATGACATAAATATTTTAAAAGAATCAGTAAAAGGCGGTATTTTTGATTATATAATTAAACCAGTGATTTATAGCAGATTCGAGAAATCTTTGATAAATTATAAATTGTATAAGCAGCAAATAAGTAAAAAAGATAAGCTCCAGCAAAGTGATGTTGATAGTATATTTAATTTAAATGCGAAAATATCCGACTATAGTGAAGATAATCTTCCTAAAGGGATAGATAAAATTACTTTGGACAAAATAGTATCATTTTTTAATACAAATGATGAAGGTTTTACAGCTGAGAATGTGGGCAAAATGGTTGGGGTAAGCAGATCAACCGCGAGACGTTATCTGGAATATCTTGTTAGCTCCGGATTTCTGTTTTCAGATCAGTATTATGGAACAGTGGGCAGGCCAGAAAGAACCTATTTCAAAAAGTAG
- a CDS encoding tripartite tricarboxylate transporter substrate binding protein translates to MFRKFFGLLVCVLAFSSFIFVSAGDVEAETSVEKIHFLIPGGAGGGWDTTARTVGKVLQDTGLIEEASFENRSGGGGGVAINYLITTARRQKDTLMVNSTPIVVRSLTGVFPQSFRDLTPVASVIADYAALVVPVNSKFNSFKDIAESFKENPNSIKVAGGSVKGGMDHLVAAMAINAAGGDPLKLQYVPYDAGGKAMAGLLSGDTQMLSTGFGEAVNLAKQGEVKILAVTAPERLPEAPEVPTLKELGYNMEFANWRGFFGPPNLSQDKVDAYVSVFKKMYKTDMWDKMRKKYGWQNLFHPDKEFVAFLEKQEKEVGDMMRRLGFLQ, encoded by the coding sequence ATGTTCAGGAAATTTTTTGGTTTACTTGTTTGTGTTTTAGCTTTTTCATCTTTTATTTTTGTTAGTGCAGGTGATGTTGAGGCTGAAACAAGTGTTGAAAAAATTCATTTTCTCATTCCCGGTGGAGCAGGCGGCGGATGGGACACAACAGCCAGAACTGTTGGAAAGGTTTTGCAGGATACCGGTCTTATTGAAGAAGCGTCTTTTGAAAACAGGTCCGGTGGCGGCGGCGGTGTGGCTATTAATTATCTTATTACCACTGCAAGAAGGCAGAAGGATACTTTGATGGTTAATTCAACACCAATTGTTGTCAGATCATTAACCGGTGTATTTCCTCAGTCATTCAGAGATCTGACACCGGTAGCTTCAGTAATCGCTGACTATGCGGCTTTAGTTGTTCCTGTTAACTCCAAATTTAACAGTTTCAAAGATATTGCTGAATCTTTTAAGGAAAACCCGAACTCAATCAAAGTGGCCGGCGGTTCAGTTAAAGGTGGTATGGATCATTTGGTTGCAGCTATGGCGATTAACGCTGCCGGAGGGGATCCTTTAAAATTGCAATATGTGCCTTATGATGCCGGTGGTAAAGCTATGGCAGGATTACTTTCAGGTGATACACAAATGTTATCAACTGGTTTTGGTGAAGCTGTAAATTTAGCTAAACAGGGAGAAGTTAAAATCTTGGCGGTTACTGCTCCTGAGAGACTTCCTGAAGCTCCGGAGGTACCGACTCTTAAAGAGTTGGGTTACAATATGGAATTTGCCAACTGGAGAGGATTTTTCGGACCGCCTAATTTGAGCCAGGATAAAGTGGATGCGTATGTATCAGTATTTAAAAAAATGTATAAAACGGATATGTGGGATAAAATGCGGAAGAAATACGGATGGCAGAACCTTTTTCACCCGGACAAAGAATTTGTAGCATTCCTTGAAAAACAGGAAAAAGAAGTCGGTGATATGATGAGAAGACTTGGTTTCCTGCAGTAA
- a CDS encoding tripartite tricarboxylate transporter TctB family protein, which yields MLTKEKLGAFAMLLFSIAYGYGTTQIPLSYFARQESFNSKTMPFALSITGIIISVLIIILPSVDPEGKGHFKTAFKGKVWSTTIFLLILMVLYGFVMPFLGFLISSFLFLVTGFYILGERRFFLMIAAAVLLVFILWFFLSAILGMYMAPGELFYMLGVIK from the coding sequence ATGTTAACAAAAGAGAAATTAGGTGCCTTTGCAATGCTCTTGTTTTCCATTGCATATGGTTACGGTACCACACAAATACCGCTAAGTTATTTTGCCAGGCAAGAGAGTTTTAATTCCAAGACTATGCCCTTTGCCTTAAGTATAACAGGGATAATTATTTCGGTTTTGATTATAATTTTACCTTCCGTTGATCCGGAGGGGAAAGGGCATTTTAAAACTGCTTTTAAAGGTAAGGTATGGAGTACGACGATTTTCCTTCTAATACTTATGGTTTTATATGGTTTTGTAATGCCATTTCTTGGTTTTCTTATTTCTTCTTTTTTATTCCTGGTGACAGGTTTTTATATTTTGGGTGAAAGAAGATTTTTTCTTATGATTGCAGCAGCTGTTCTATTAGTATTTATTTTATGGTTTTTCCTGTCTGCAATCTTAGGAATGTATATGGCACCAGGTGAATTATTTTATATGTTGGGAGTGATAAAATGA